The following proteins are encoded in a genomic region of Vibrio tasmaniensis:
- a CDS encoding ABC transporter substrate-binding protein — translation MFQGATDSAVALGVKPVGVVESWAEKPMYTYLREALGEVTYVGLETQPNLEEIAALKPDVIIGTKARHEKIFEQLQKIAPTVLATNVYDFKYSLELTAEATGRQQQADDIWEHWQQRIRYVQKYLSQTLPKWPLTASILNVRADHLRLYLHKSFPGAVLNEIGFQFPIEDNRRFGWGMKIKTKEALPSVNADVFFVFLHSDQPLVEQNYQSWVSHPLWNMLTAPKNKQVHTVDKMTWILSGGILGANQILDQLIDIYQIPEREQE, via the coding sequence TTGTTTCAAGGAGCAACAGACAGTGCTGTCGCCCTAGGTGTAAAACCCGTCGGGGTAGTTGAGTCTTGGGCAGAAAAACCGATGTATACGTACTTAAGAGAGGCTCTTGGGGAGGTAACGTATGTGGGGTTAGAGACTCAGCCTAATTTAGAAGAAATTGCTGCGCTGAAGCCGGATGTCATCATCGGGACGAAAGCCCGACACGAAAAAATATTTGAGCAATTACAAAAGATTGCGCCAACGGTTCTAGCAACTAATGTTTACGACTTTAAGTACTCTCTTGAATTAACGGCAGAAGCCACTGGCAGACAACAACAAGCCGATGATATCTGGGAACACTGGCAACAACGAATTAGATATGTACAGAAGTATCTTAGCCAAACTCTCCCTAAATGGCCTCTTACCGCATCCATTTTGAATGTTCGGGCCGATCACTTACGTCTATATCTACACAAAAGTTTCCCAGGTGCGGTGTTGAATGAGATAGGTTTCCAATTTCCTATTGAAGATAATCGTCGTTTTGGATGGGGGATGAAGATCAAAACAAAAGAAGCATTACCTAGCGTGAATGCGGACGTCTTTTTTGTTTTTCTTCATTCTGATCAGCCTTTGGTTGAACAAAACTATCAGTCTTGGGTATCTCACCCACTGTGGAATATGTTAACGGCTCCAAAGAATAAGCAAGTTCATACTGTCGATAAAATGACGTGGATTTTATCTGGTGGGATTCTAGGTGCCAACCAAATCCTTGACCAGCTTATCGATATTTATCAAATACCAGAACGCGAACAAGAGTAA
- a CDS encoding diaminobutyrate--2-oxoglutarate transaminase family protein: MTLTTQEILGQKIPEKNQYFLNRQSQFESNVRSYPRRIPLAIAHAKGAWVTDVEGKTYIDCLAGAGTLALGHNHDNILAAIRSFLESGLPMHLLDLTSPVKDAFSESLLSLLPHSGRDYCLQFCSPSGADAIEAALKLAKRYTGRRHILSFSGGYHGMTHGALAVTSNRSPKENIQGLMPNVQFLPYPNLYRSTAKQIGKKSINSIIDDIQQSFEELEQSSSLPAAVVLEVIQGEGGVNPAPLQWLQKIRVLTQKYGIVMIVDEVQTGFARTGSMFAFEESGIEPDIIVMSKAVGGGLPLALLAIKKQFDVWKPGDHTGTFRGNQLAMAAGLETIQMLKSPEITQNIAARSEQLIEAFTQLSTQFPAIAQVRGKGLMLGLEIVDEQAKPDMSGAYPEDSTLAESIQTHCINQGLIVERGGKNGNVIRFLPPLTINEHECCEVVSRFTKSLSLAIKQIRSTPLREEVK, translated from the coding sequence ATGACTCTGACTACTCAAGAAATATTGGGCCAGAAAATACCCGAGAAGAATCAGTATTTTCTCAATCGGCAATCACAATTTGAATCAAACGTTCGAAGCTATCCTCGCCGAATACCATTGGCCATAGCGCACGCCAAAGGCGCTTGGGTAACGGACGTCGAAGGCAAAACCTACATAGATTGTTTAGCTGGTGCAGGCACGCTCGCTCTTGGGCATAATCACGACAATATCCTTGCGGCAATTCGGTCTTTTCTCGAGTCTGGACTGCCAATGCACTTACTCGATTTAACCTCACCGGTTAAAGACGCTTTTAGTGAATCTCTTTTATCCCTCTTGCCTCACTCTGGACGCGACTACTGTTTGCAGTTCTGTAGCCCATCAGGTGCCGACGCCATTGAAGCCGCATTAAAACTTGCTAAACGCTACACAGGTCGTCGCCATATTCTAAGTTTTTCAGGTGGGTACCATGGCATGACTCACGGTGCACTTGCCGTCACAAGTAATCGCTCGCCAAAAGAAAACATTCAGGGACTGATGCCGAATGTTCAGTTTTTACCCTATCCAAATTTATACCGCAGTACTGCCAAGCAAATAGGTAAAAAAAGCATAAATTCGATAATAGACGACATCCAACAATCCTTCGAAGAACTTGAACAAAGCTCCTCCTTACCAGCAGCCGTTGTTCTAGAAGTGATTCAAGGAGAAGGGGGCGTCAACCCGGCGCCATTGCAATGGTTACAAAAAATCAGAGTACTCACACAAAAGTACGGCATTGTAATGATCGTTGATGAGGTGCAAACGGGATTTGCCCGTACAGGTTCAATGTTCGCCTTCGAGGAATCAGGGATTGAACCCGATATTATCGTGATGTCTAAAGCGGTTGGTGGAGGACTCCCTCTCGCATTACTCGCCATAAAAAAACAATTCGATGTTTGGAAACCAGGTGATCACACAGGAACGTTCCGTGGTAACCAGCTAGCGATGGCAGCCGGCCTTGAAACCATCCAAATGTTAAAATCACCCGAGATCACTCAAAATATTGCCGCTCGATCCGAGCAACTTATTGAGGCTTTCACTCAACTAAGCACACAATTTCCAGCCATTGCGCAAGTCCGAGGAAAAGGCTTAATGCTAGGCCTAGAAATTGTAGATGAACAAGCAAAACCAGACATGTCAGGTGCCTACCCAGAAGATTCAACCTTAGCTGAGTCGATACAAACGCACTGCATCAATCAGGGGTTGATTGTTGAACGAGGAGGCAAAAACGGTAACGTCATTCGATTCTTACCGCCGTTAACGATTAATGAACATGAATGCTGTGAAGTCGTCTCCAGATTTACAAAATCACTCTCCTTAGCCATAAAACAGATACGAAGCACCCCTCTTCGTGAAGAGGTCAAATAA
- a CDS encoding IucA/IucC family protein — MKSAINILPKIVSDLAMTHALLNCLIKEYALPNQDIHYQWPEKKDELYTDSHLSELSRKATPMLITLPKNTQIFVLVDRKNSIGSQRYLSNVYLKNEPKGWTHYPFKELANIILEAYSSHGTANNQELHEQINSSRNLVETILTFHGKNPPPHPFSSYIASEQSLWFGHPSHPAPKARVWPDSIPQEEVTPEFQASTPLYQFEVPENGLCIQTNGLSNVDAINALASQVSATERYAIIAMHPVQAEQIKKDTRMQRLLHSGEVRDLGLSGYSAAPTASIRTWYLEDMPYFIKGSLNIRVTNCVRKNSWYELESTLLIDKLFSHIMKQNPSAFRGAMIAAEPAVLSWMPENASEEDKVWFKEQTSVILRENFCSTNPETQFAIAATAFARDHQLKPMIEALIGQDATKKERLDWFKKYQQLLIQPVLSLFFDYGIVTEPHLQNTVFAHNDGTPTSLLLRDFEGVKLTDDLGIHHVNTPLNPKVKDALIYSRHKGWQRISYCLFINNISEAILSLTWDAPELERIMWDMVKSELINLKSSLSRPAPEIDELITTGEVACKCNFKVRLAAQADKQVQYAPLTAPWSKEVVYA; from the coding sequence ATGAAAAGCGCCATCAATATACTCCCCAAAATCGTCAGTGACCTTGCGATGACACACGCACTCTTAAACTGCCTAATAAAAGAATATGCATTGCCTAATCAAGACATACACTATCAATGGCCTGAAAAAAAAGACGAACTTTATACAGACAGTCACTTGTCTGAATTAAGCAGAAAAGCAACCCCGATGCTAATCACTCTGCCGAAAAATACACAAATCTTTGTACTGGTTGATAGAAAAAACTCAATAGGAAGCCAACGTTACCTATCCAATGTCTATTTAAAAAATGAACCGAAAGGCTGGACACATTACCCATTTAAAGAATTAGCTAATATTATTCTTGAAGCATATTCATCTCACGGTACGGCGAATAATCAAGAACTCCATGAACAAATCAATTCAAGCCGAAACCTAGTTGAAACAATTCTCACGTTTCATGGTAAAAATCCACCGCCCCATCCTTTTTCATCCTACATTGCGAGTGAACAAAGCCTATGGTTTGGGCACCCGTCACACCCAGCACCTAAAGCTAGAGTATGGCCAGATAGTATTCCCCAAGAAGAAGTTACACCGGAGTTTCAGGCAAGCACTCCTCTTTATCAATTTGAAGTGCCCGAAAACGGTCTTTGCATACAAACAAATGGTCTATCCAACGTGGACGCGATCAATGCGCTCGCTTCACAGGTTTCTGCCACAGAAAGATATGCAATTATTGCAATGCACCCCGTGCAAGCCGAGCAAATAAAAAAAGATACGAGAATGCAACGCTTGCTCCACAGCGGCGAGGTTCGCGATTTGGGTTTATCTGGGTATTCAGCCGCACCAACTGCGTCAATTCGCACTTGGTACCTTGAAGATATGCCTTATTTCATTAAAGGTTCTTTGAATATTCGGGTCACCAACTGTGTGAGAAAAAATTCGTGGTATGAATTGGAAAGCACTCTACTTATAGACAAATTGTTTAGTCACATAATGAAACAAAACCCTTCTGCATTTCGAGGCGCAATGATTGCCGCAGAGCCTGCCGTGTTAAGTTGGATGCCGGAAAATGCAAGCGAAGAAGATAAGGTCTGGTTCAAAGAACAAACGAGCGTCATTCTTCGTGAGAATTTCTGCTCTACAAATCCTGAGACTCAATTTGCAATCGCGGCAACTGCATTTGCACGCGATCACCAGTTAAAACCGATGATCGAGGCGTTAATTGGTCAAGATGCGACAAAAAAAGAACGTTTAGATTGGTTCAAAAAATATCAACAACTCCTCATACAGCCAGTACTCAGCCTATTTTTCGACTATGGTATCGTCACTGAACCACATTTACAGAATACAGTTTTTGCTCATAATGATGGCACGCCGACCTCTCTATTATTAAGAGATTTCGAAGGCGTAAAACTTACCGATGATTTAGGGATTCATCACGTTAACACACCATTAAATCCGAAGGTTAAAGACGCCCTCATTTACTCAAGGCATAAAGGATGGCAAAGAATTTCCTACTGCCTTTTCATCAATAACATCAGTGAAGCGATTCTATCCCTAACTTGGGATGCACCGGAACTTGAAAGAATCATGTGGGACATGGTGAAAAGCGAACTCATCAATCTCAAGTCAAGTTTGTCTAGGCCAGCTCCAGAGATCGATGAACTGATAACGACAGGGGAAGTCGCTTGTAAATGCAATTTTAAAGTAAGACTCGCAGCCCAAGCCGACAAGCAAGTTCAATATGCCCCCCTTACCGCACCTTGGTCTAAGGAAGTGGTCTATGCCTAA
- a CDS encoding ABC transporter ATP-binding protein produces MEKHAMLSPLATQNLVLGYHSDIIIKSLNLNIKPHQITVLVGGNGCGKSTLLKSLARLLKPKTGDVTLHGKDINRLSGKYVARRLAILPQGPKAPEGLTVEQLVRQGRYPHQHWLQNWTEKDEELVGRALSSTNMSELAQRSVETLSGGQRQRAWIAMALAQDTDILLLDEPTTYLDLTHQIEILDLLFELNLNNKTTILMVLHDLNLACRYAHQMIALKEGEIFKQGAPEDIMDVEMIEAVFGMECYLARDPIFGTPMCVPKGKGRKVS; encoded by the coding sequence ATGGAAAAACATGCAATGCTTAGCCCTTTGGCAACACAGAATTTAGTCCTTGGTTACCACAGTGATATTATTATTAAATCACTTAATCTAAACATTAAACCGCATCAAATTACGGTTTTAGTTGGGGGGAATGGATGTGGTAAATCCACGTTACTTAAATCCTTGGCCAGACTATTAAAACCAAAGACTGGCGACGTCACTTTGCACGGTAAGGACATAAATCGACTTTCGGGTAAATATGTCGCTCGTCGCTTGGCTATCTTGCCCCAAGGGCCCAAAGCACCAGAGGGTTTAACGGTTGAACAGTTAGTCAGGCAGGGACGTTATCCACATCAACATTGGTTGCAGAATTGGACTGAGAAAGATGAAGAGTTGGTAGGTCGAGCTCTCTCTTCTACGAACATGTCAGAGTTGGCTCAACGTTCAGTTGAAACCTTATCTGGAGGTCAAAGGCAGCGAGCTTGGATTGCCATGGCATTGGCACAAGATACCGATATTCTTCTACTTGATGAACCCACTACGTATCTAGATTTAACGCATCAAATTGAAATTTTGGATCTACTCTTTGAGTTAAACCTGAACAATAAAACGACCATTCTTATGGTATTGCATGACCTTAACCTTGCTTGCCGTTACGCTCATCAAATGATCGCCCTAAAAGAGGGAGAAATTTTTAAGCAAGGCGCTCCAGAAGACATCATGGATGTTGAGATGATAGAAGCGGTTTTTGGTATGGAGTGCTATCTTGCTCGTGATCCTATTTTTGGTACGCCAATGTGTGTTCCAAAAGGCAAAGGTAGAAAGGTATCGTGA
- a CDS encoding IucA/IucC family C-terminal-domain containing protein, translated as MLTQLGLKKYRSKSVHPLHISSRLLLDKKECLFILNTIMPELGAPDLKVTASLVVKRMAFLILAPTLYAMSVYNKGLNLTIDNSVFEYPLNERMWKNGMPIFDTQVSLALDERDPWREEVLRQAFSEHLTPLVNVFNEVTGVSKRVLWENVAVRIFSVYERRILPNVASELKAVVEDDLRFIVNAQTHTIFSVEENPVTRFYGKRKQLAESAAPVRMRRTCCYYYKATSPEVYCSNCPLLLKKKHS; from the coding sequence ATGCTTACTCAATTAGGATTGAAAAAATATCGGTCAAAATCCGTTCACCCTCTTCACATATCATCACGGCTTCTGTTGGATAAGAAAGAGTGCTTATTCATTCTCAATACCATTATGCCAGAACTTGGAGCACCCGATCTTAAAGTGACGGCCTCACTTGTTGTTAAGCGGATGGCCTTTCTGATCCTTGCTCCAACACTTTATGCGATGTCGGTTTACAATAAAGGACTGAACCTGACCATTGATAATAGCGTGTTTGAATACCCGTTGAATGAACGAATGTGGAAAAATGGCATGCCCATATTTGATACCCAAGTGAGCCTAGCACTAGATGAGCGTGATCCGTGGCGAGAAGAGGTGCTGCGTCAGGCTTTTTCTGAACATTTAACGCCACTAGTCAATGTGTTTAACGAAGTGACTGGGGTATCAAAAAGAGTACTTTGGGAAAATGTAGCGGTTCGTATTTTTAGTGTCTATGAACGGCGAATATTACCTAACGTTGCGAGTGAGCTTAAAGCGGTGGTAGAGGATGACTTGCGGTTTATCGTCAATGCGCAGACGCACACTATTTTTTCTGTTGAAGAAAATCCGGTAACTCGTTTTTATGGAAAAAGAAAGCAATTGGCTGAGTCCGCAGCTCCAGTCAGAATGCGAAGGACTTGTTGTTATTATTATAAAGCAACTTCACCGGAGGTTTACTGCTCGAACTGTCCATTGCTTCTAAAGAAAAAACACAGCTAA
- a CDS encoding type III PLP-dependent enzyme: protein MPNLPQKIKHAILDIKETSSDPIALFIYDLADLQAHIRQLMNHLPNNVELYYAIKANSDKQILDTLAPWVNGFEISSGGEIHQISQCNQTIPFVFSGPGKLDSELEDAITNNVQAIHIESFNEIERLQTICARLNKTQEVFIRINPTLPDALESKLTMAGKATPFGIDEVDLKRSIDAVDASKHLSLKGFHIHAMSHQQSLDKHKALIDFYLCRWTNWKAMSNQPENITYLNVGGGIGVNYLSEDQFNWFDFCQYLDNALASMTDIPVLRFEPGRFITAFCGYYAIEVLDKKSSHGQAFLVCRGGTHQFRLPAAQGHDHPIIHIACEPSDADDMLLAPSWTVVGQLCTPKDILSRNVQLNGVNIGDVLVLPLAGAYGYNISHVNFLCHPQPQIRYLPVERGHKETA, encoded by the coding sequence ATGCCTAACTTACCTCAGAAAATCAAGCATGCCATTTTGGATATAAAAGAAACAAGCTCAGACCCAATCGCATTATTTATTTATGATTTAGCCGATTTGCAAGCACACATACGCCAATTAATGAACCACTTACCGAATAACGTCGAGCTTTACTATGCCATCAAAGCCAACAGTGACAAACAAATCCTAGATACTCTCGCACCATGGGTAAATGGCTTTGAAATATCGTCGGGAGGAGAGATCCATCAAATATCCCAATGTAACCAGACTATACCCTTCGTATTTTCAGGGCCTGGGAAATTAGATTCTGAGCTTGAAGATGCCATTACAAATAACGTTCAAGCTATACATATTGAAAGCTTTAATGAAATAGAGCGATTACAAACGATCTGCGCTCGTCTAAATAAAACACAGGAAGTGTTTATAAGAATCAATCCAACTCTTCCTGATGCTTTAGAAAGCAAACTCACCATGGCAGGAAAAGCGACACCTTTTGGTATCGATGAAGTAGATCTAAAAAGGTCAATTGACGCGGTTGACGCTTCAAAACACCTCTCACTGAAAGGCTTCCACATTCATGCTATGTCTCATCAACAATCGCTGGATAAACACAAAGCACTGATCGACTTTTATCTCTGCCGCTGGACAAATTGGAAGGCGATGTCTAACCAACCAGAAAATATCACATACCTCAATGTTGGCGGAGGGATTGGTGTTAACTATTTAAGTGAAGACCAGTTTAATTGGTTCGATTTCTGCCAATATTTAGACAACGCGTTAGCAAGCATGACAGATATTCCCGTATTGCGTTTTGAACCAGGGAGATTCATCACAGCGTTCTGCGGCTACTATGCAATAGAAGTACTGGATAAAAAATCCAGTCATGGGCAAGCATTTCTCGTTTGTCGAGGTGGAACTCATCAGTTTCGCTTACCCGCGGCACAAGGTCACGATCACCCAATCATACACATCGCATGTGAGCCCTCAGACGCCGATGATATGCTCCTCGCTCCCTCATGGACGGTTGTCGGGCAGTTATGCACTCCAAAAGACATTCTGAGCCGCAACGTCCAATTGAACGGGGTCAACATTGGTGATGTCTTGGTTTTACCACTCGCTGGCGCCTACGGGTATAACATTTCACATGTGAATTTTCTGTGTCACCCGCAACCTCAAATTCGCTATTTGCCGGTTGAACGTGGTCATAAGGAAACCGCATGA
- a CDS encoding FecCD family ABC transporter permease, whose translation MSFSVLPKSIFAVLVILAITCVMILASLSLGSQWLSPSSVISELFLNAHLDHHIILDTFRLPRTLMAVIVGAALGTSGLILQSVIRNPLASPDVVGMTSGASAFAIAFLAFFHPYYSIDWLPVFAIAGALLATGLVYLLAWRNGVSPMRMILVGIAISAVMGAVSTFIIAISPTATSISAYIWLTGSVYGASWSDVKSLLPWLSVSLVVALFFVRHVNALELGDNLATGLGVSVQKTRLVLILLSVTLAAPAIAYVGTIGFVGLIAPHIARRLVVRSFVLLMPVSAFVGSCLVVLADLCGRMLFQPLDVPAGVFVSAIGAPFFVYLLFRQRL comes from the coding sequence TTGTCTTTTTCGGTTCTGCCTAAGTCCATCTTCGCTGTTCTGGTCATCCTAGCGATTACTTGCGTAATGATACTTGCATCACTTTCATTAGGCTCTCAATGGCTAAGTCCTTCGAGTGTTATATCTGAATTATTCTTAAATGCCCATTTAGACCATCACATTATTCTAGATACCTTTCGATTACCGCGCACCTTGATGGCAGTGATCGTCGGGGCTGCACTCGGAACGTCCGGACTGATTCTTCAATCGGTTATTCGCAATCCATTAGCATCGCCAGATGTTGTAGGGATGACAAGCGGAGCGTCGGCATTTGCTATTGCATTTTTGGCTTTTTTTCATCCTTATTACAGCATTGATTGGCTACCTGTCTTTGCTATTGCAGGGGCGCTTTTAGCGACGGGTCTTGTTTATTTACTCGCCTGGCGAAACGGCGTTAGCCCGATGAGAATGATACTCGTCGGTATCGCTATTTCGGCCGTCATGGGAGCCGTGTCTACGTTTATTATTGCCATCAGCCCTACAGCCACGAGCATCTCAGCCTACATCTGGTTAACAGGCAGTGTCTATGGAGCAAGTTGGAGTGATGTGAAATCACTCTTACCTTGGTTGAGTGTGAGTTTAGTCGTTGCCCTTTTTTTTGTTCGCCACGTTAACGCGTTAGAGCTTGGGGATAATTTGGCGACTGGGCTCGGTGTCTCTGTCCAAAAAACTCGTTTAGTGCTCATTCTACTTAGTGTCACCCTTGCAGCACCCGCTATTGCATACGTAGGTACAATCGGATTCGTTGGACTGATTGCTCCTCATATAGCAAGACGTTTGGTAGTTAGAAGCTTTGTATTGTTAATGCCGGTCAGTGCATTTGTTGGGTCTTGCTTGGTTGTGCTAGCCGATCTTTGTGGACGCATGTTGTTTCAGCCGTTGGATGTCCCAGCTGGTGTGTTTGTTTCCGCTATCGGTGCGCCTTTCTTTGTCTATTTGTTATTTCGTCAGCGATTATAA
- a CDS encoding DHA2 family efflux MFS transporter permease subunit: protein MNNPIWVVICVMLGTTTVSLNNSMVNPAIPIFIDHFNLSTVLATWIIVIFMTAMGMTMPLTSYLAAKWNRKWIYIIGCSLFLIGSVIGAYAQSIEQLLISRGVQGIASGLMIPLSLAIIYSVYPKEKRGSITGLWGAAVMLAPAFGPLVGSLILTVYDWHGLFIFNLPISLITIMMALKILPSSDKKPVPTFDGIGYLLIALGLGAILVTTGRITTLSALSEPTVVAPFALGLMCLGGFVFKSLNTEDPLLNVRLFKTKGYRSSVVVATTQAIGMFETLFLLPLLIQVVLGYSPIFTGVVLLITALSASTFGQLGGKRLDKNAPNKLVSIGLLMTGLGTIGFGFVTKEVPFWIFGILAFIRGAGVGLSYIPITTAGINTLSEEMITQGAVMNNLSRRLCASIALLAGALWIELGTEPHHIQEGTGYASAISEVFIIVGVLCIAVIPLAWRFPANTIQKPDHTHLNTRSPVTTTRNHK, encoded by the coding sequence ATGAACAATCCCATCTGGGTTGTTATTTGTGTCATGTTGGGCACGACGACCGTCAGTCTAAATAACAGTATGGTTAACCCCGCCATCCCGATATTTATTGACCATTTTAATTTGAGCACTGTACTGGCGACATGGATCATCGTTATTTTCATGACTGCTATGGGAATGACCATGCCACTAACTAGCTATCTAGCGGCCAAATGGAATAGAAAGTGGATTTACATTATTGGGTGTTCGCTATTTCTCATCGGGTCAGTTATTGGTGCTTACGCTCAGTCCATTGAACAACTGCTTATCTCGCGAGGAGTGCAAGGTATTGCCAGTGGGCTGATGATTCCGCTTTCACTTGCCATTATCTACTCAGTGTACCCAAAAGAAAAAAGAGGCAGCATTACAGGGTTATGGGGGGCCGCTGTCATGCTAGCTCCCGCTTTTGGTCCGTTAGTCGGTAGCCTCATCCTGACGGTGTATGACTGGCATGGACTGTTTATTTTCAACCTTCCAATTTCACTCATCACGATCATGATGGCTTTGAAAATATTGCCGTCATCAGACAAGAAGCCGGTGCCGACCTTTGATGGTATTGGCTACCTTTTAATTGCTCTAGGACTCGGCGCTATTTTGGTAACAACAGGGCGAATCACAACGCTGAGTGCGCTTTCTGAACCTACCGTTGTGGCACCGTTTGCGCTCGGATTGATGTGCTTAGGGGGCTTTGTCTTCAAATCACTGAATACCGAAGACCCACTTTTAAACGTCAGGCTTTTCAAAACCAAGGGATACCGAAGCAGTGTTGTCGTCGCGACTACTCAGGCTATTGGGATGTTTGAAACTCTGTTTCTTCTTCCGTTACTAATACAAGTTGTTTTGGGTTATAGCCCAATATTCACTGGGGTTGTTCTACTGATCACTGCTCTCAGTGCAAGCACATTTGGTCAACTTGGTGGAAAGCGGTTAGATAAAAACGCCCCCAATAAACTGGTCTCAATTGGTTTACTTATGACAGGTTTGGGAACCATTGGCTTTGGCTTTGTCACCAAAGAAGTCCCATTTTGGATTTTCGGCATTCTCGCTTTCATCCGAGGCGCTGGCGTCGGTTTATCTTATATCCCTATCACCACAGCAGGCATCAACACGCTTTCTGAGGAGATGATCACTCAAGGTGCAGTCATGAATAACCTATCCCGACGGCTCTGCGCGTCCATTGCTTTGCTCGCTGGCGCACTATGGATAGAACTCGGAACAGAGCCTCACCATATACAAGAAGGCACGGGATACGCTTCGGCAATCAGCGAAGTATTTATCATCGTTGGTGTCTTATGTATTGCCGTAATTCCGCTTGCATGGCGCTTTCCTGCCAACACGATACAAAAACCAGATCACACTCACTTAAATACCCGTTCACCCGTCACGACGACGCGTAATCATAAATAG
- a CDS encoding FecCD family ABC transporter permease, whose product MLLAKGNNLARWGMVVFSIFVLVLAFVSSMTFGQYPISFVQVISAVFQPEPTSIEYVIITTTRLSRSLVALSVGGALAVAGTLMQSLTRNPLASPAIFGVNAGAIFFIVLLSQVFTLDSTNVLFWGAMVGAGVAGSLVYGLGMMGRDGASPVRIVLAGAAISALFISFTQGILVVGQEGIDSILFWIAGSVSGRELDVVVPVLPYLVGGFICALILAPHINILLSGDDVATGLGQNTALLKIAMSVLIIGLAGTSVAMAGNIGFIGLVVPHMVRSFVGNDHKWLISISALWGGILLLFSDVIGRSLLAPEEVPIGVMTALLGAPFFVYLARQGGKSE is encoded by the coding sequence ATGTTACTTGCTAAGGGGAATAACCTAGCACGTTGGGGAATGGTGGTATTCTCCATTTTCGTTCTCGTGTTGGCTTTCGTTTCCAGTATGACATTTGGCCAATACCCTATTTCATTCGTGCAGGTTATTTCTGCAGTTTTTCAGCCTGAACCTACCTCGATTGAGTATGTAATTATTACAACGACTCGGCTGTCTAGAAGCCTTGTCGCGCTTTCTGTGGGCGGTGCTTTAGCTGTGGCGGGCACGTTAATGCAATCACTTACTCGTAACCCTCTGGCTTCACCTGCGATATTCGGGGTGAATGCTGGAGCCATATTTTTCATCGTATTACTTTCTCAAGTGTTTACTTTAGATTCCACCAATGTCTTATTTTGGGGCGCGATGGTTGGCGCGGGAGTGGCGGGATCACTGGTTTATGGTTTAGGAATGATGGGCCGAGATGGGGCGTCACCGGTAAGGATTGTGTTAGCGGGGGCGGCGATATCAGCGCTATTCATTTCCTTTACTCAAGGTATTTTGGTGGTAGGACAGGAGGGCATTGATAGCATTCTGTTTTGGATAGCTGGGTCAGTGTCGGGCCGTGAGCTAGATGTGGTAGTTCCGGTATTGCCCTATTTAGTGGGTGGGTTTATCTGTGCACTCATACTCGCGCCACACATCAATATTCTTTTATCTGGCGATGATGTTGCGACAGGGCTAGGACAAAATACCGCTCTTCTAAAAATTGCGATGAGTGTTTTGATCATTGGTTTGGCGGGTACGTCTGTCGCTATGGCTGGCAATATTGGGTTTATTGGCTTAGTTGTCCCACATATGGTTCGATCATTCGTTGGAAATGATCATAAGTGGTTGATATCGATCAGCGCTCTATGGGGCGGTATTCTTCTGCTTTTTTCTGATGTGATAGGGCGTTCTTTGCTGGCTCCAGAGGAAGTGCCTATCGGCGTGATGACGGCTTTGTTAGGCGCGCCTTTTTTTGTTTACTTGGCTCGGCAAGGGGGAAAGAGTGAATAA